One genomic region from Pseudoduganella lutea encodes:
- a CDS encoding glycoside hydrolase family 27 protein: MNPHRRNLLTASILSGLASVAPSVTSAATATTASPARKINELAPTPPMGWNSWNSFATTITEAQALENARIMADKLLPSGYDVFTVDIQWYEPNANSYEYRKNAQLTMDEHGRLLPAPNRFPSAAKGGGFKALADQVHKLGMKFGIHVMRGIPRQAVAANTPVLGTTYRAKDIANTNSICAWNPDMYGVDMSKPGAQAYYDSIFALYASWGVDFVKMDDMSRPYELNWPEIEAAQKAIRKTGRPITLSLSPGETDLKWAMHVPHHAQMWRISDDFWDEWKLLHEQFTRLENWNPVMGPNAWPDADMLPLGRLALGERDTKFTPDEQQTLMTLWSIARSPLIMGGDLRHLDERTLALLTNPEVLAVNQRSTANRPHRADAGTRIWSAQPAGKDNVYYLALFNTGDQATELVFDLSRLNLGGRQVKCRDLWARRDLAPVAGSIRQALAPHASVLLQLTA, encoded by the coding sequence ATGAATCCACACCGCAGAAACCTCCTGACCGCTTCCATCCTCTCCGGCCTGGCCAGCGTGGCGCCTTCCGTCACCAGCGCGGCGACCGCAACCACGGCAAGCCCGGCGCGCAAAATAAACGAACTGGCCCCGACGCCGCCGATGGGCTGGAACAGCTGGAACTCGTTTGCCACCACGATTACCGAGGCGCAGGCGCTGGAAAATGCCCGCATCATGGCCGACAAGCTGCTGCCGTCCGGTTACGACGTGTTCACCGTCGACATCCAGTGGTATGAGCCGAACGCCAACAGCTACGAATACCGCAAGAACGCGCAGTTGACGATGGACGAACACGGCCGCCTGCTGCCGGCGCCGAACCGCTTCCCGAGCGCGGCCAAGGGCGGCGGCTTCAAGGCGCTGGCCGACCAGGTGCACAAGCTGGGCATGAAGTTCGGCATCCACGTGATGCGCGGCATTCCGCGCCAGGCCGTGGCCGCGAACACGCCGGTGCTGGGCACGACCTACCGCGCAAAGGATATCGCCAACACGAACTCGATCTGCGCGTGGAACCCCGACATGTATGGCGTCGACATGAGCAAGCCCGGTGCGCAGGCCTACTACGATTCGATCTTCGCGCTGTACGCGTCGTGGGGCGTGGACTTCGTCAAGATGGACGACATGTCGCGGCCGTATGAATTGAACTGGCCGGAGATCGAGGCGGCGCAGAAGGCGATCCGCAAGACGGGCCGGCCGATCACGCTCAGCCTGTCGCCCGGCGAGACCGACCTGAAATGGGCAATGCACGTGCCGCACCATGCGCAGATGTGGCGCATCTCGGATGACTTCTGGGACGAGTGGAAGCTGCTGCACGAGCAGTTCACGCGGCTGGAAAACTGGAATCCCGTCATGGGGCCGAATGCGTGGCCGGATGCGGACATGCTGCCGCTGGGCCGACTCGCGCTCGGCGAGCGCGATACGAAGTTCACGCCGGATGAACAGCAGACGCTGATGACGCTGTGGTCGATCGCCCGCTCGCCGCTGATCATGGGCGGCGACCTGCGCCACCTTGATGAACGCACGCTGGCGCTGCTGACCAACCCCGAAGTGCTGGCCGTGAACCAGCGCAGCACGGCCAACCGGCCGCACCGGGCCGATGCCGGTACCCGCATCTGGAGCGCACAGCCTGCAGGCAAGGACAATGTGTATTACCTGGCGCTGTTCAACACGGGCGACCAGGCCACGGAACTGGTGTTCGACCTGTCGCGCCTGAACCTGGGCGGGCGTCAGGTCAAGTGCCGCGACCTGTGGGCGCGGCGCGACCTGGCGCCGGTTGCCGGCAGCATCCGCCAGGCGCTGGCGCCGCACGCTTCGGTATTGCTGCAACTGACCGCGTGA
- a CDS encoding tripartite tricarboxylate transporter substrate binding protein: MNHPRRLLLSCAALLCLGSAGAQPPEAECLIPSKPGGAMDLTCKLAQKALQTDPAAPRLKLSYLPGGVGAVAWHTLVSQRRAEPDTLVTFSSGSVLNLALGKFGKADVGDVRWVAAFGADYGMVAVPADSPWRTLGDLLGALRRDPRRVLIGMSGTVGSQDWIKMALLARMAGVDPRQMRFVALEGGGEQFVAMQANHVQAVSGDTSEALLYAGPGKVRVLAVLAERRLPGLLAGVPTAREQGYDVVWPVIRGVWMGPDVPDADYRRWVAAFAGIESAPGFAQLRTQAGLYPFSLTGDALTAYIKRTADTYSRQARHFGLVRER; encoded by the coding sequence ATGAACCATCCACGTCGCCTCCTGCTGTCGTGCGCGGCCCTGCTCTGCCTGGGGTCCGCCGGCGCGCAACCGCCCGAAGCCGAATGCCTCATTCCGTCGAAACCGGGAGGCGCGATGGACCTGACCTGCAAGCTGGCCCAGAAAGCCTTGCAGACCGATCCCGCCGCGCCGCGGCTGAAGCTCAGCTATCTGCCCGGCGGCGTGGGCGCCGTGGCATGGCACACGCTCGTGTCGCAGCGCCGCGCGGAGCCCGATACCCTGGTCACGTTTTCCAGCGGCTCGGTCTTGAACCTGGCGCTGGGCAAGTTCGGCAAGGCCGACGTCGGCGACGTGCGCTGGGTTGCCGCGTTCGGTGCCGATTACGGCATGGTCGCCGTGCCGGCCGACTCGCCGTGGCGCACGCTGGGCGACCTGCTCGGCGCGCTGCGCCGCGATCCGCGCCGCGTGCTGATCGGCATGTCCGGCACGGTGGGCAGCCAGGACTGGATCAAGATGGCGCTGCTGGCGCGCATGGCCGGTGTCGATCCGCGCCAGATGCGCTTCGTGGCGCTCGAAGGCGGTGGCGAGCAGTTCGTGGCGATGCAGGCCAATCACGTGCAGGCGGTGTCGGGCGACACGTCCGAAGCGCTGCTGTATGCCGGACCCGGCAAGGTGCGGGTGCTGGCGGTGCTGGCCGAGCGCCGCCTGCCCGGGCTGCTGGCCGGCGTGCCGACCGCGCGCGAACAGGGGTATGACGTGGTGTGGCCCGTGATCCGCGGCGTGTGGATGGGGCCGGACGTGCCCGATGCCGACTACCGGCGCTGGGTGGCGGCCTTTGCCGGCATCGAATCGGCACCCGGTTTCGCGCAACTGCGCACGCAGGCGGGGTTGTATCCGTTTTCACTCACCGGCGATGCGCTGACCGCCTACATCAAGCGCACCGCCGATACCTACAGCCGGCAGGCCAGGCACTTCGGGCTCGTGCGCGAACGCTGA
- a CDS encoding sensor histidine kinase, translating into MPPVVSLVIDFLTRRPGSGATRALGSLRNQLLRWLLLPLVALVALNAISVYRDALETADVAYDRSLLSSTRALAERVTVRGGKVVANVPYVALDSFETDTLGRIYYKVTGLRGETVSGYDDLPPVPASVPRSDLYPALVRFYHASYNGEPVRIAALLQPVYDDSMRGIALIQVGETLDARHALSRRILLNTLLRQALLVLAVATLVWFAVRLVLRPLMRLKNEVETRPLSDLSNIDEALVHREVRPLVGAMNGTMARMQDLIASQRRFIADASHQLRTPLAVLKTQAEIALREDDPAAMRAIVRSIAGTTDSAIHLANRLLTLARIEHGGGSAHAAPVALAAVAAQVGLELAVPAVQKGIDLALEAEEGADSTVAGQELLLHELVSNLVDNAIRYTPAGGSVLVRVSRPPPGVLLEVLDSGPGIAPEDIDKVLTPFYRAQATLEANPGGTGLGLTIVREIASQHGAAVALDRGIEGRGLKVAILFPVIGDALKAS; encoded by the coding sequence ATGCCGCCTGTCGTTTCCCTGGTTATCGATTTCCTGACTCGTCGCCCGGGCAGCGGCGCGACGAGGGCGCTGGGCAGCCTGCGCAACCAGCTGCTGCGCTGGCTGCTCCTGCCGCTCGTGGCGCTGGTGGCGCTGAACGCGATCTCGGTCTACCGCGACGCGCTGGAGACCGCCGATGTCGCCTACGACCGCTCGCTGCTGTCGTCCACGCGCGCGCTGGCGGAGCGGGTGACGGTGCGGGGCGGCAAGGTGGTGGCCAACGTGCCCTACGTGGCGCTGGACAGTTTCGAGACCGACACGCTGGGCCGCATCTACTACAAGGTCACGGGCCTGCGTGGCGAAACCGTGTCCGGCTACGACGACCTGCCGCCCGTGCCGGCCAGCGTGCCGCGTTCGGACCTGTACCCGGCGCTGGTGCGCTTCTACCACGCCAGCTACAACGGCGAGCCGGTGCGCATCGCGGCACTGCTGCAGCCCGTCTATGACGATTCGATGCGCGGCATCGCCCTGATCCAGGTCGGCGAAACGCTCGATGCGCGGCATGCCTTGTCGCGCCGCATCCTGCTCAATACCCTGCTGCGCCAGGCGCTGCTCGTGCTGGCCGTGGCCACGCTGGTGTGGTTCGCCGTGCGCCTCGTGCTGCGGCCGCTGATGCGGCTGAAGAATGAGGTCGAGACGCGCCCGCTGTCCGACCTGTCCAATATCGACGAAGCCCTGGTGCACCGGGAAGTGCGGCCCCTGGTGGGCGCGATGAACGGCACGATGGCGCGCATGCAGGACCTGATCGCCAGCCAGCGCCGCTTCATCGCCGATGCTTCGCACCAGTTGCGCACGCCGCTCGCGGTGCTCAAGACGCAGGCCGAGATCGCCTTGCGCGAAGACGATCCGGCCGCGATGCGCGCCATCGTGCGCTCGATCGCCGGCACCACCGATTCTGCCATCCACCTGGCCAACCGGCTGCTGACCCTCGCGCGCATCGAGCACGGCGGCGGCAGCGCCCACGCCGCGCCGGTCGCGCTGGCCGCCGTGGCGGCGCAGGTCGGGCTGGAGCTGGCCGTGCCGGCCGTGCAGAAAGGCATCGACCTGGCGCTGGAAGCGGAGGAGGGTGCCGACAGCACGGTCGCGGGGCAGGAACTCTTGCTGCATGAGCTGGTCTCCAACCTGGTCGACAACGCGATCCGCTACACGCCGGCGGGCGGCAGCGTGCTGGTGCGGGTGAGCCGGCCACCGCCGGGCGTGCTGCTGGAAGTGCTCGACAGCGGCCCCGGCATCGCCCCGGAGGACATCGACAAGGTGCTGACGCCGTTCTACCGCGCCCAGGCCACGCTGGAAGCCAATCCCGGCGGCACCGGCCTCGGGCTGACCATCGTGCGCGAGATCGCCAGCCAGCATGGCGCCGCCGTGGCGCTGGACCGGGGCATCGAAGGCCGCGGCCTGAAGGTGGCAATCCTGTTTCCCGTGATTGGCGACGCGCTGAAAGCCAGTTGA
- a CDS encoding TIGR00730 family Rossman fold protein — MKSICVYCGANAGARPLYAERARALAAALVDANLSLVYGGGNVGLMGVIADEVLRLGGEVTGVIPTALVEREVGHTGLTRQFIVKDMHERKAMMAQLSDGFIAMPGGLGTLEELFEMLTWSQLGIHDKPIALYNVDGFYDRLTDFIAHAREEGFIHPRNAERMLVEEAPAALVALLKAQRGG; from the coding sequence GTGAAATCCATCTGTGTGTACTGTGGCGCCAATGCGGGCGCCAGGCCGCTGTATGCGGAACGCGCGCGTGCCCTCGCGGCCGCGCTGGTCGATGCCAACCTGTCGCTCGTGTACGGCGGCGGCAACGTGGGGCTGATGGGCGTGATCGCCGATGAAGTGCTGCGCCTCGGCGGCGAGGTGACGGGCGTGATCCCCACCGCGCTGGTCGAACGCGAAGTGGGCCACACGGGGCTCACGCGCCAGTTCATCGTCAAGGACATGCATGAACGCAAGGCCATGATGGCCCAGTTGTCCGACGGTTTCATCGCCATGCCGGGCGGCCTCGGCACGCTCGAGGAACTGTTCGAGATGCTGACCTGGTCGCAGCTGGGCATCCACGACAAGCCCATCGCGCTGTACAACGTGGACGGCTTCTACGACCGGCTGACCGACTTCATCGCGCACGCTCGCGAAGAAGGCTTCATTCATCCGCGCAATGCCGAGCGCATGCTCGTCGAGGAAGCCCCGGCGGCACTGGTGGCGCTGCTGAAGGCGCAGCGCGGCGGCTGA
- a CDS encoding zinc-binding alcohol dehydrogenase family protein, with product MKAVVCESPGELRLVERPVPQAGPGEVLLRVRRIGLCGTDMHIFRGTQPYLSYPRVMGHELSGEIVTAPEDSGLHAGDPVYVMPYLSCGGCVACRQGKTNCCTRIQVLGVHRDGGMAEYLALPARFVFRTDGISLDDAAMLEFLAIGAHAVRRGAVGTGQNVLVAGAGPIGIAVALFARLQGGKVTVLDAREDRLAFCRQALGIDRTVTVGDGDSAALAALTNGEYYDAVFDATGNARAMERGLEFVAHGGTYVLVSIVRDRISFDDPEFHKRETTLLGSRNATADDFRTVLAAMKAGQVPTGLMNTHRVTLDGFVDALPRWMDPAAGVIKAIVEV from the coding sequence ATGAAAGCTGTCGTTTGCGAATCCCCCGGCGAGCTGCGGCTCGTCGAGCGGCCCGTGCCGCAGGCCGGCCCGGGCGAAGTGCTGCTGCGCGTGCGCCGCATCGGCCTGTGCGGTACGGACATGCACATCTTCCGCGGCACCCAGCCGTACCTGAGTTATCCGCGCGTGATGGGGCATGAACTGTCAGGAGAAATCGTCACGGCACCGGAAGACAGTGGCCTGCACGCTGGCGACCCGGTCTACGTAATGCCTTACCTGTCTTGCGGCGGCTGCGTGGCCTGCCGGCAGGGCAAGACCAATTGCTGCACGCGTATCCAGGTGCTGGGCGTGCACCGCGACGGCGGCATGGCCGAATACCTGGCATTGCCCGCCCGGTTCGTGTTCAGGACCGACGGCATTTCACTCGACGATGCAGCGATGCTGGAATTCCTGGCCATCGGCGCGCATGCCGTGCGGCGCGGTGCCGTGGGCACCGGCCAGAACGTGCTCGTGGCCGGCGCCGGCCCGATCGGCATCGCGGTGGCCCTGTTCGCCCGGCTGCAGGGCGGCAAGGTGACCGTGCTCGATGCGCGCGAGGACCGCCTGGCGTTCTGCAGGCAGGCGCTGGGCATCGACCGCACGGTCACGGTGGGCGATGGCGACAGTGCGGCACTGGCCGCGCTGACGAACGGCGAGTACTACGATGCCGTGTTCGACGCCACCGGCAACGCGCGCGCCATGGAGCGGGGACTGGAGTTCGTTGCCCATGGCGGCACCTATGTGCTGGTGTCGATCGTGCGCGACCGTATCTCGTTCGACGACCCGGAATTCCACAAGCGCGAAACGACGCTGCTGGGCAGCCGCAACGCCACGGCCGACGATTTCCGCACGGTGCTGGCGGCGATGAAGGCGGGGCAGGTGCCCACGGGGCTGATGAACACGCACCGCGTCACGCTGGACGGCTTCGTCGACGCGCTGCCCCGATGGATGGACCCGGCCGCCGGCGTCATCAAGGCCATCGTCGAAGTGTGA
- a CDS encoding response regulator, with translation MRILLVEDHVELSHWVSKALRDANLTVECAATGADADTLLHTQDYALVILDLTLPRMDGMEVLRRLRARGGTRGGTPVLILTARGGLEDRVQGLNEGADDYLAKPFELAELEARVKALLRRRSGNESLVHRCGQLSFDTVSRMFAYCGEPLALTPREHAVLEALIARPGRALSKEKLFQEVFALEDDVNLDAIELYVHRIRKKLERRPDGGASIVTLRGIGYLMQERPA, from the coding sequence ATGAGAATCCTGTTAGTCGAAGACCATGTCGAGCTGTCGCACTGGGTATCGAAAGCCCTGCGCGACGCCAACCTCACCGTCGAATGCGCGGCCACGGGCGCGGATGCCGACACGCTGCTGCATACCCAGGATTACGCGCTCGTCATCCTGGACCTCACACTGCCCCGCATGGACGGGATGGAGGTGCTGCGGCGCCTGCGCGCCCGCGGCGGCACGCGCGGCGGCACGCCGGTACTGATCCTGACGGCCCGCGGCGGCCTGGAAGACCGTGTGCAAGGCCTGAACGAAGGCGCCGACGATTACCTGGCCAAGCCGTTCGAGCTGGCCGAGCTGGAGGCGCGCGTGAAAGCGCTGCTGCGCCGGCGCAGCGGCAACGAGTCGCTGGTGCACCGCTGCGGCCAGCTCAGCTTCGATACCGTGTCGCGCATGTTTGCCTACTGCGGCGAGCCGCTGGCGCTCACGCCGCGCGAGCACGCCGTGCTGGAAGCCCTGATCGCCCGGCCGGGCCGCGCGCTGTCGAAGGAAAAGCTGTTCCAGGAAGTGTTCGCGCTGGAAGACGACGTCAACCTCGACGCCATCGAGCTGTATGTCCACCGCATCCGCAAGAAGCTCGAACGGCGCCCGGATGGCGGCGCCTCGATCGTCACGCTGCGCGGGATCGGCTACCTGATGCAGGAACGCCCGGCCTGA
- a CDS encoding porin, giving the protein MKQSSLALAALAALSLNHSAFAQSSVQLYGLLDAGVEYVNHASADGGNLARVISGGKNTSRWGIRGSEDLGGGLKAVYNLEGGILMDTGGADGALFKRQAYVGLEGAYGRLVIGRSFTTTYELVIKFDPLGFAPNYSWATSGGATGPSKYGMTTAFDNMVKYTGKTGGFTYGATVALGERAGNSTDGRKISLGGSWFGDGIGLMATCEQINGITAGGNTTAGITAAPATGRDKTNACHAGADYKTGDWRYTAGMRNYKLRSGSPAIADLRGNTYWGGITRVIDDVTLTGAVYHIDTKNLPAGQDADPTMFVARAMLALSKRTDLYLSVAHAKAHDGQLVGLSRDDAGTGTTQTGVTAGIQHRF; this is encoded by the coding sequence ATGAAGCAATCTTCGCTCGCGCTCGCCGCCCTGGCAGCGCTTTCACTGAACCATTCCGCATTTGCCCAGAGCAGCGTGCAGCTCTACGGCCTGCTCGACGCCGGCGTCGAATACGTGAACCATGCCAGCGCCGATGGCGGCAACCTGGCGCGCGTGATCTCGGGCGGCAAGAACACTTCGCGCTGGGGCATCCGCGGCAGCGAAGACCTGGGTGGCGGCCTGAAGGCCGTCTACAACCTCGAAGGCGGCATCCTGATGGACACCGGCGGCGCCGACGGCGCGCTGTTCAAGCGCCAGGCCTACGTGGGCCTGGAAGGCGCCTACGGCCGCCTGGTAATCGGCCGCTCGTTCACCACCACCTATGAGCTGGTGATCAAGTTCGACCCGCTGGGCTTCGCGCCGAATTACTCGTGGGCCACCTCGGGCGGCGCCACCGGACCGTCGAAATACGGCATGACGACAGCATTCGACAACATGGTGAAATACACCGGCAAGACCGGCGGTTTCACCTATGGCGCCACGGTCGCCCTGGGCGAACGGGCCGGCAACTCGACCGATGGCCGCAAGATCTCGCTGGGCGGTTCGTGGTTCGGCGACGGCATCGGCCTGATGGCCACGTGCGAACAGATCAATGGGATAACGGCTGGCGGCAACACGACCGCCGGCATCACGGCCGCGCCGGCGACGGGGCGCGACAAGACCAACGCCTGCCACGCGGGGGCTGACTACAAAACGGGCGACTGGCGCTACACGGCCGGCATGCGCAACTACAAGCTGCGCTCCGGCAGCCCGGCGATCGCCGACCTGCGCGGCAACACGTACTGGGGCGGCATCACGCGCGTGATCGACGACGTGACGCTGACCGGCGCGGTCTACCACATCGACACGAAGAACCTGCCGGCCGGCCAGGATGCCGACCCCACGATGTTCGTGGCGCGCGCCATGCTGGCACTGTCGAAGCGGACCGATCTCTACCTGTCCGTGGCGCACGCAAAGGCCCACGACGGCCAGCTGGTGGGTCTGTCGCGCGACGATGCCGGCACCGGCACCACGCAGACGGGCGTCACCGCCGGCATCCAGCACCGCTTCTGA
- a CDS encoding TetR/AcrR family transcriptional regulator: MLQKAPRRTRERIQELSLRLFNEFGEPNITTTVIAEELNISPGNLYYHFRNKDDIVNSIFIEFEQEIERILHVPAGRRSNIEDVWQYLHLMFELIWRYRFFYRDLNDLLSRNRKLELHFKQILAHKIKVAKQLCEDLRTEGSLEANDLKIDAMATNMVVVATYWLSYEYVRNPRKYTEQQSMADALARGCYQVLIQVEPYLRGETLARFQKLSDDYLKKLNK, from the coding sequence ATGTTACAGAAAGCTCCCAGAAGAACGCGCGAACGCATCCAGGAATTGTCGCTGCGCCTGTTCAACGAGTTCGGTGAACCGAACATCACGACGACCGTGATCGCCGAAGAGCTGAACATCTCGCCAGGAAACCTGTACTACCACTTCCGCAACAAGGATGACATCGTCAACTCGATATTCATCGAGTTCGAGCAGGAGATCGAGCGCATCCTGCACGTGCCCGCCGGCCGCCGTTCCAATATCGAGGACGTGTGGCAGTACCTGCACCTGATGTTCGAGCTCATCTGGCGCTACCGCTTCTTCTACCGCGACCTGAACGACCTGCTGTCACGCAACCGCAAGCTGGAACTGCACTTCAAGCAGATCCTGGCGCACAAGATCAAGGTGGCCAAGCAGCTGTGCGAAGATTTGCGCACCGAAGGCTCGCTGGAAGCGAACGACCTGAAGATCGATGCGATGGCAACGAACATGGTGGTGGTGGCCACGTACTGGCTGTCGTATGAATATGTGCGCAACCCGCGCAAGTACACCGAGCAGCAGTCGATGGCCGATGCGCTGGCGCGCGGCTGCTACCAGGTGCTGATCCAGGTCGAGCCCTACCTGCGCGGCGAAACGCTGGCGCGCTTCCAGAAACTGTCCGACGACTATCTCAAGAAACTGAACAAGTGA